The following are encoded together in the Triticum dicoccoides isolate Atlit2015 ecotype Zavitan chromosome 6B, WEW_v2.0, whole genome shotgun sequence genome:
- the LOC119322699 gene encoding DNA topoisomerase 2-like, producing MPPAAKKPPLKSSSSHNSAAGDAAGKTIEEMYQKKTQLEHILLRPDTYVGSIEKHTATLWVYEDGAMVNRPVTYVPGLYKIFDEILVNAADNKQRDPSMDSLKVDIDVEGCCISIYNNGDGVPVEIHQEEKIYVPELIFGNLLTSSNYDDNERKTTGGRNGYGAKLANIFSTEFVIETADGRRQKRYKQVFSENMGKKSEPEIKKCKQSENWTKVTFKPDLEKFKMTELEADVVALMMKRVVDMAGTLGKTVKVELNGEKVAVKSFSDYVQLYIDSASKEGIKLPRIYQKVNDRWEVCVSLSEGQFQQVSFVNGIATIKGGTHVDYVASQIASHVMGVVNKKNKQANMKLHIVKGYLWVFVNALIDNPAFDSQTKETLTTRQGSFGSTCELPEDFLKKVSSSGVVDSLLSWAEFKLSKELKKTDGTKKTSIVGIPKLEDANDAGGKNSDQCTLILTEGDSAKALAMAGIGVVGRDHYGVFPLRGKLLNVREASHKQLMENAEIQNIKKILGLQHEKKYDSTKGLRYGHLMIMTDQDHDGSHIKGLLINFIHKEWPSLLKVPSFLVEFITPIIKATKGKTVRPFYSMPDYEAWKESLGASASSWTIKYYKGLGTSTAEEGRDYFEQISLHKKDFVWADDKDGEAIELAFSKKKITERKDWLTNYQPGTCLDQREKRIKYSDFINKELILFSMADLERSIPSMVDGFKPGQRKILFCSFKKNLVKESKVAQFIGYVSEHSAYHHGEQSLASTIVGMAQDFVGSNNINLLEPRGQFGTRNAGGKDAASARYIFTRLNPITRLIFPKDDDVLLNYLNEDGQSIEPSWYMPIIPMVLVNGSEGIGTGWSTYVPNYNPRDIIANLKRLLNGETIVPMVPWYRGFKGSLKETSTKATGVTYTITGVIEEVADTKLKITELPVRRWTTDYKEFLESMCPIPIKEKEKSKDKNKEKKKEKDKDKDKEKEKSKEPPLLEEIRSQCDHADVEFELILTEQNMNIAKQEGLEKKFKLTTTIGTTNMHLFDSHGKIKKYDNPEDVLQEFFDLRFKFYIKRKKVMLENMGQELLKYQNKVRFILAVTSGEIIVNNRKRADLFQELQKKNYTPFPKKKPTSGPVAVGSTEADEDNDESPAEAAASDYEYLLAMSIGTLTMEKVKELIAQQNKVEADLEILRNTEPKTLWLRDLDALEKELDVLDAKLEAEQNDRSRKRAKNSEKARDPKPATKKQPKKATAKSQKAGSDDDVDYKGDILKPAAQKKKPPPKKASAPVKDEVKDEEDEVAELKDRLAAYNIHSDNSPEPSAMETEEHQEGKKGRNGPSKRGAAKKAMSSLAEISDEDIAEPHHESEDGGSSMEVEKKTKGRKPAAEKPKTTIRKRAPTQSKGMRQKVMEEIFKPTDDSTLSAPSPEKKVRRIRDSPFNKKSGSVLHRMASSSTGTEDAEAPPSGSSAETVVPRRTTRERKAAVVYVASESEDDESEDEDVSEPSDDDDFSEDD from the exons ATGCCGCCCGCCGCGAAGAAGCCGCCGCTGAAGTCCAGCTCCTCGCACAACTCCGCCGCGGGGGATGCCGCCGGGAAGACCATCGAGGAGATGTACCAGAAGAAGACCCAGCTGGAGCACATCCTGCTGCGCCCGGACACCTACGTCGGCTCCATCGAGAAGCACACGGCGACGCTCTGGGTCTACGAGGACGGCGCCATGGTGAACCGGCCCGTCACCTACGTCCCCGGCCTCTACAAGATCTTCGACGAGATCCTCGTCAACGCCGCCGACAACAAACAGCGCGACCCCTCCATGGACTCCCTCAAGGTCGACATCGACGTCGAGGGGTGCTGCATCTCCATCTACAACAACGGGGACGGCGTGCCCGTCGAAATCCACCAGGAGGAGAAAATCTACGTGCCGGAGCTCATCTTCGGCAATCTCCTCACAAGCAGCAACTACGACGATAACGAGCGGAAGACCACCGGCGGGAGGAACGGCTACGGTGCCAAACTCGCCAACATCTTCTCCACGGAGTTCGTCATCGAGACCGCTGATGGGCGCCGACAGAAGAGGTACAAGCAG GTTTTCTCCGAGAACATGGGCAAGAAGTCGGAGCCTGAGATTAAAAAGTGCAAGCAGTCGGAGAACTGGACTAAAGTTACCTTCAAGCCTGATCTTGAAAAGTTCAAAATGACTGAGctcgaagcagatgttgtggcactCATGATGAAGCGAGTGGTTGACATGGCGGGCACCCTTGGCAAAACCGTGAAGGTTGAGTTGAATGGCGAGAAGGTGGCAGTAAAAAGCTTCTCGGATTACGTGCAACTGTATATCGACTCTGCTTCCAAAGAAGGAATCAAGCTTCCAAG AATTTACCAAAAGGTAAATGATCGCTGGGAGGTGTGTGTGAGTCTAAGTGAAGGCCAGTTCCAGCAG GTCAGTTTTGTAAATGGAATTGCGACCATAAAAGGTGGAACTCACGTTGACTACGTTGCAAGCCAAATTGCCAGCCATGTGATGGGTGTTGTGAACAAGAAGAACAAGCAGGCTAACATGAAGTTGCATATAGTGAAGGGCTACCTATGGGTATTTGTTAATGCGCTCATTGACAACCCTGCATTTGACTCACAGACCAAAGAGACCTTGACGACTCGTCAAGGAAGCTTTGGGTCCACGTGCGAGCTCCCTGAAGATTTCCTTAAGAAGG TCTCTAGCTCGGGTGTTGTTGACAGTCTCCTTTCTTGGGCTGAGTTCAAACTAAGCAAGGAACTTAAGAAGACTGATGGAACCAAGAAGACAAGTATTGTTGGCATCCCTAAACTGGAGGATGCAAATGATGCTGGTGGGAAGAACTCTGACCAGTGCACCTTGATCCTTACTGAAGGAGATTCGGCAAAGGCTTTAGCT ATGGCTGGCATAGGTGTAGTAGGAAGGGATCACTATGGTGTGTTTCCTCTCAGGGGTAAATTATTAAATGTGAGGGAAGCAAGCCATAAGCAGTTGATGGAGAATGCGGAGATCCAAAATATAAAGAAAATATTAGGTCTGCAGCATGAAAAAAAGTATGATAGCACGAAAGGCTTGAGATATGGCCACCTCATGATAATGACAGATCAG GACCATGATGGTTCCCACATCAAAGGGTTGCTGATCAATTTCATTCACAAAGAGTGGCCATCTCTCCTCAAAGTTCCTTCTTTCTTGGTTGAGTTCATCACTCCAATTATCAAG GCAACCAAGGGCAAAACTGTCCGTCCATTTTACTCAATGCCAGATTATGAAGCATGGAAAGAGTCCTTAGGAGCAAGTGCAAGTTCGTGGACTATAAAGTACTACAAG GGGCTGGGGACCAGCACAGCTGAAGAAGGCCGGGATTACTTTGAACAAATTTCCCTTCACAAGAAGGATTTTGTCTGGGCGGATGACAAAGATGGTGAAGCTATTGAGCTAGCGTTCAGCAAGAAAAAGATCACTGAGAGGAAGGATTGGCTGACCAACTACCAG CCTGGTACTTGTCTTGACCAACGTGAGAAACGCATCAAGTACAGTGATTTTATCAACAAAGAGCTGATACTCTTCTCGATGGCAGACCTTGAACGGTCAATACCTTCAATGGTCGACGGCTTTAAGCCAGGACAGAGGAAGATTTTGTTTTGCTCGTTCAAGAAGAATTTGGTTAAAGAATCTAAG GTGGCACAATTTATTGGCTATGTGTCAGAACACTCAGCATACCACCACGGTGAGCAGAGTCTAGCAAGCACAATTGTAGGAATGGCTCAGGATTTTGTTGGCAGCAATAATATTAATCTTTTGGAACCCCGTGGCCAATTTGGTACCAGAAATGCG GGGGGCAAAGATGCTGCTAGTGCTAGGTACATCTTCACCAGATTAAATCCTATCACCCGCTTAATTTTTCCGAAGGATGATGATGTTCTGCTGAACTATTTGAATGAAGATGGGCAGTCAATTGAACCCAGCTG GTATATGCCAATCATTCCCATGGTTTTGGTCAATGGAAGTGAAGGCATTGGCACTGGATGGAGCACCTATGTCCCAAACTACAATCCAAGAGACATTATTGCTAATCTGAAAAGGTTGCTAAATGGGGAGACAATTGTACCAATGGTTCCTTGGTACAGGGGGTTCAAG GGCTCTTTGAAGGAGACAAGTACAAAGGCAACTGGTGTGACATATACCATCACTGGTGTTATAGAGGAAGTTGCTGACACCAAGCTTAAAATTACTGAGCTTCCCGTCCGCCGCTGGACTACAGATTACAAAGAATTTCTTGAATCCATGTGTCCTATTCCtataaaggaaaaggaaaagagcaaggacaagaacaaggaaaagaagaaggaaaaggacaaggacaaggacaaggaaaaggaaaaGAGCAAGGAACCACCGTTGTTGGAG GAAATAAGGTCGCAGTGTGATCATGCGGATGTGGAATTTGAGCTTATACTGACTGAGCAAAACATGAATATAGCTAAGCAAGAAGGCCTTGAGAAGAAATTCAAGCTGACTACCACAATAGGAACAACAAACATGCACTTGTTTGACTCACATGGTAAAATCAAAAAATATGACAACCCAGAGGATG TACTTCAAGAGTTCTTCGATTTGAGGTTTAAATTCTATATCAAACGGAAG AAAGTAATGTTGGAAAACATGGGGCAAGAGTTGCTGAAGTATCAGAACAAAGTTAGGTTTATTCTTGCTGTTACTTCTGGGGAAATCATAGTCAATAACAGGAAGAGGGCAGACCTATTCCAGGAGCTGCAGAAGAAGAACTATACacctttcccaaagaaaaaacccACGTCCGGGCCAGTTGCTGTAGGATCTACAGAAgcagatgaagataatgatgagagTCCTGCTGAAGCTGCAGCAAGTGATTATGAGTATCTTCTTGCAATGTCAATTGGTACCTTGACTATGGAGAAGGTGAAGGAGCTCATTGCGCAGCAGAATAAGGTAGAGGCTGATCTTGAAATCCTGCGTAACACAGAGCCAAAAACTCTTTGGCTGAGAGACCTTGACGCTCTTGAGAAGGAACTGGAT GTGCTTGATGCAAAACTTGAAGCTGAACAGAACGACAGATCACGCAAGCGCGCCAAAAATTCTGAAAAGGCGAGGGACCCTAAGCCAGcaaccaagaaacagcctaagaagGCTACAGCCAAATCGCAGAAG GCTgggagtgatgatgatgttgattataaAGGAGACATTCTGAAACCTGCTGCACAAAAGAAGAAACCACCACCCAAGAAG GCAAGTGCACCGGTGAAAGATGAGGTGAAAGATGAAGAGGACGAAGTGGCTGAGCTGAAAGACCGCCTGGCTGCTTATAATATTCATAGTGACAACTCTCCAGAACCCAGTG CCATGGAAACAGAAGAACATCAGGAAGGAAAGAAAGGGAGGAACGGACCAAGCAAAAGAGGCGcagcaaagaaggctatgtcatccTTAGCTGAGATTTCTGATGAAGACATTGCAGAGCCCCACCATGAGAGCGAGGATGGTGGGTCTTCCATGGAAGTTGAGAAGAAAACTAAAGGAAGAAAGCCTGCCGCTGAGAAGCCGAAGACTACCATCAGGAAGAGGGCGCCAACTCAGAGCAAAGGGATGAGGCAGAAAGTGATGGAAGAAATATTCAAGCCTACTGATGACAGTACCCTCAGTGCTCCTTCTCCTGAGAAGAAGGTGCGAAGGATCAGAGACTCCCCCTTCAACAAGAAGAGCGGCTCGGTTCTGCACAGAATGGCGAGCTCTTCAACAGGGACAGAAGATGCTGAGGCTCCTCCCTCCGGCAGCTCTGCTGAGACAGTTGTACCGAGAAGGACAACAAGGGAGAGGAAGGCGGCAGTAGTCTACGTCGCTTCTGAAAGCGAAGATgatgagtctgaggatgaagatgTGTCAGAGCCAAGTGACGATGATGACTTCTCCGAAGATGACTAG